The following nucleotide sequence is from Austwickia chelonae.
TCATCGCCGGTATGGACGAGGTCGGCCGGGGCGCATTGGCCGGCCCTGTGTCTGTCGGAGTGGTCTGTGTTGGTGCATCGGTACGCTCGGCGCCTTCCGGTGTCCGAGATTCAAAACTGCTCACCGCCACTGCCCGAGAGTCCATGATCGAGCCGATCAAGCGATGGGCTGACGGGTGGGGAGTGGGGCATGCCTTCCCTGACGAGATCGACGCCCTGGGGATCATCGGTGCACTTCGGCTGGCTGGTTCACGGGCTCTCGACTCCTGTGGACTTCGACCTGATCTGGTCATTCTCGACGGGAAACATGATTGGCTCACCGATCCGTCCGCGACAGGGCTCCTTGGGCTGATTGAGGGGGCAGCGCTCTGCCCTCCTGTGCAAACACGGATTAAAGCTGACCTGACCTGTTCTTCGGTGGCCGCTGCGAGTGTGCTCGCCAAGGTGGAACGCGACGAGATGATGGCTGTCGGGGCCGAAAAGCACCCCGGTTATCGCTGGGAGATCAACAAGGGATACGGATCCGCTGCGCATCTGGAGGCGCTGCGCACCAAAGGTCCGTCCGAATGGCACCGAAGATCATGGAACCTCGGCGTCCCCACTGGGTCTCCGCCTGTTACCAGGGAATTCGACTCTGTCTCCACGAGACACGACCGCGCCGGGGAGGCGATGGCCGAACTGCGGTCCGGTATGCGACATGATGGGACCGTGGAGGTGGCAGTTGATGGGCGCTGAGGATCTCGAAAAGTACGAGACCGAGATGGAGCTTCAGCTCTATCGTGAATACCGCGACGTCGTCGGGCTTTTCAGTCATGTAGTGGAGACCGAGCGACGGTTCTACCTGTGCAATTCGGTCGATGTGAAGGTGCGTAGCGAGGGTGGAGAGGTCTTCTTCGACGTTCAGATGTCCGACGCATGGGTGTGGGATGTTTACCGCCCAGCACGTTTCGTCAAAAACGTCCGGGTGGTGACCTTCAAGGACATCAACATCGAAGAACTGGCCAAACCAGATCTCGAAGTTCCGGAGAGCGACACCTTCGGCCGTTAAAGAGCCGTTCTCCTGGGACGCCAGGCCAGAACGATCCACAACCCCGACTGTCGAGCTTCTTTCTCCACAGCTGATCGTCGACGGCTGACAACGGTCCACGCCAGGGCATCAGCCTGGACCTATGACGAGCGTGCGCAGCGAGGAATACACCCAAAGAAATTCCCCGGGGTCATTTCCAGAAGCTAACAGGACCGGGAACCAGGGAACGGTCGATCGACGACGAGTGGCGTTGGGTGCCTATGGCGAGAGACTGGCGGCACGATACCTGCAGGACAAAGGCCTGAATATTCTCGGGCGTAATTGGCGGTGCGCCGACGGAGAGATCGACATCATCGCTCAGGACGGCCACGATCTGGTGATCTGTGAGGTGAAAACTCGGCGGACCCTCTCCTACGGGGTGCCTGCGGAAGCCGTGACCTGGAAAAAAGTCGCTCGATTGAAAAAACTCGCAGGATGGTGGCTCCTCGCACATCCGGAGGAGAGCAATAGGACCGCAGGCCTACGGATCGATGTGATCGGAGTTCTCGTGCCGCGTAGCGGCCGCCCGGTCATTGACCATCTCGTCGGTATCGCCTCATGACGCTGGGCCGCACCCGAGGTACTGTGCTCGATGGCCTTGAAGGAGCCCTGGTTCAGGCTGAAGCTGATGTCGGCAATGGACTTCCCACTTTCTTGATCGTGGGGCTGCCCGATGCCGCTTGTCGGCAGGCCACCGATCGGATCAGGGCAGCAGCAGCTAACTCGGGTCTCGATCTGCCGACTCGTAAGATTGTGGTGAACCTGTCGCCGGCTTCCTTGCCGAAGAGCGGATCTGGCCTTGACCTGGCCATTGCGGTAGCGGCGCTCAGCGCAGCAGGGAAACTTCCACTCGCCCAGGTATCTGACGTTTTACACCTGGGCGAACTGGGCCTCGACGGGACCGTCCGTCCTGTGCACGGTGTTCTGCCCCTCGTGCTTGCCGCAGCACAAGCAGGGATCGACGCGGCTGTCGTTCCTGCAGCCAATGCCGCCGAAGCCAGACTGGTCCCCGGAATCACCATCTGGCCAGTACATACCCTCTCCCAGTTGGCGGCTCTGCACGATGCTCGCAGGCGGGGACACCCGATCCCAGAACATCCGGATCCTGCCGAAGCTCTCGGCGCGACAGCTGCCGTGAAGTCTCCTTTGCAAGAGAAACATCCGGACCTCGCCGATGTAATCGGCCAGGAAGACACCCGATTCGCCTTGGAAGTCGCGGCAGCAGGCGGACACCACATGTTCATGCTCGGACCGCCAGGTTCTGGCAAGACCATGCTCGCCGAACGGCTCCCTTCCATCCTTCCGCTGCTGGCCCAGGACCAGGCGTTGGAGAGCACCGCGATCCATTCCGTTCTGGGGACACTTCCTTCCGGGGTGCTCGTACGGCACGCACCCTTCGTCGCTCCTCACCATGGTGCCTCGATGTCCGCGATGATCGGTGGAGGGAGCGGAGCCGTACGGCCAGGTCTGATTTCCCAAGCGCATCACGGAGTGCTCTTCCTCGACGAAGCACCGGAGTTCCGTCCCCATGTTCTTCAATCCCTCCGGCAACCCTTGGAATCAGGCACCGTCGTCGTGGCTCGTTCCCGATCCTCGGTGCGCTATCCGGCCCGTTTCCAGCTCGTTCTCGCGGCGAATCCTTGCCCCTGTGGGCGCGGACATGGCAAGGGACGCGACTGCACGTGTACTCCGCGGGCACGTCGTGACTACTTGGGACGCTTGGCAGGTCCGCTGCTAGACAGGGTGGACCTTCAGGTGCAGGTGCCCGCTGTCAGCATCGCGATGCTCGGCAACGCCCGGGGAGAGGACAGCGCCACCGTTGCCGAAAGAGTCTCCGCGGCGAGGAAGATTCAACGAGCACGCTACGGAGGACAGCCCTGGTCACTCAATGCTCAAGTTCCAGGGTGCGAGCTCAGGCATGGGCCACACGCTGTTCCCCCGACAGCTCGCACCGACCTCGACCGGGCGCTTGAACGAGGCCAACTCACCCTGCGCGGATACGACCGGGTGCTTCGACTTTCGCAGACCGTTCGAGATCTGGCCGGTGGGGGCACCCCGAACCGCGCCGACATCGGTATCGCATTGACGCTACGCGCCCAGGCAGGAGCCCACGGATGAACGACACAGCACTGCCTCTGAACTTCTCCAAGAATTTCCCCTCGTGCTCTTCCGACGAAGGACCGGACCCAAGCTCCTGGCCTGCTTGGCCGAGCTCTTGGGGTCGTAGACCTGATGACGACCGGGAAGCACGCGCAGCCTGGGCGAGAATCGCCGAACCTGGTGACGCCAAAGCACACCGGCTGATCTCCAGATACGGCGCGCTCGCTGCATTACGGAGATTGCCGACGCTTCCTGAAGGGAGTGAGGACGGCCGTTTCTCAGCGAGGCTGGCCACACTTGACATCGACGAGGACCTAGCGCTCCTCAGGAGGATCGGCGGACGCCTGATCGTCCCGGACGACCCTGAATGGCCACAAGGCCTGAACGATCTCGAACGACCGCCTCATGCCTTGTGGGTCCGAGGACCTCTACGGCTCGGACAGACATGCCGACGCAGCGTGGCTGTCGTCGGAGCCCGTGCCTCCACGCCCTACGGGGAAGCACAGGCCGCAGAGATATCTGCAGGCTTGGCCGAACGTGGCTTCACCATTGTCAGCGGAGCTGCTTGCGGTATTGATGCTGCCGCCCACCGAGGCACTCTCGCCGTAGGAGGCACGACCGTTGCCGTTCTGGCCGGTGGTGTGGATCGACCCTATCCAGCAGTGCATGCCGGGCTGATCGCCGAGATTGCGAGTTCAGGTGCTGTCATCAGCGAGACAGCACCGGGAGCTGCGCCGATGAGACAGCGCTTCCTGCTACGTAACAGGATCATCGCTGCCATGGCGTCGGGAACGCTGGTCGTGGAAGCTGGCCTGCGTTCAGGATCACGGAACACCGCGGGAACAGCTTCCGGGCTGCACCGGCCGGTGATGGCCGTTCCCGGCCCCGTGACCTCGATGTCTTCGGCCGGCTGTCATGAGATGGTGCGGGCGGGAATGGCGACCTTGGTGACCGATGCGGCGGAGGTGGCCGAGGAAGTGGGCGAGATCGGAGTGGATCTTGCTCCGGTGCGGAAGGGGCCGGAGCGCCCGGGAGATGACCTGGACGAGTTGTCACGCCGGGTCCTCGACGCACTCTCGCCCCGACATGGTCTGGGGCTCACGGAGTTGAGCGCGATCAGCGGACTTTCACCGAGTGAAACGCGTTCGGGCTTGGGCCAGCTCTCCTTGACTGGGCTGGCTGCACAGGACGCATGGGGGTGGCGGCGTACTCGATGACTGTGGGCTGCCCGTGTCGGTCTGCGACATTCCTTGGCAGGATGGCGGATGCGTGGTTCTGCGGTCACTTGTCGAACGGCTCTCGGCGAGGGAACTTGCTTGGGAGCCGGTCTGTCAGGAATTTTGAGAGTTGTGACGACAGATGCCTGGGAGCACCCGATCGAGGAATACCGCAGATATCTGCGCCATGCACGCAACGCCTCACCACATACCGTACGGGCCTATCTGGGTGACCTCCGTCATTTGGCGGATTACGGCCGTGGGCATGGGCTGACCGGTCCGGAGCAGTTCCAACTGGTCGATCTGAGGTCCTGGCTGGCGGACCAGGCAGGCTCCGGAGCCGCCCGTGGAACTCTCGCGCGGCGTGCCGCTGCGGCGAGAGCTTTCTTCAACTGGGCTGCCAAACAAGAACTGATCCCCGGCGACCCCTCTGAGCGGCTCGCGTCGCCTCCCCGACGGCAGGTTCTCCCCAGCGTACTCAAGGTCCAGGAAGCCACCGACGTCATGGACGTGGCAGAGGTGGTCGCCGATGACGAGGACCCTGTCCATATCCGGGACCGAGCGATGCTGGAGCTCCTGTACGCGTCAGGTATCCGGGTGGGAGAGCTCGTCCTGCTCGACGTGGACGACATCGATACAGAACAGTGCGTCGCCAGGGTCATCGGCAAGGGCAACCGGGAGCGCATCGTGCCTTTCGGGATCCCCGCCGCACGCGCTCTACGTCTGTGGGCGGACCAGGGGAGAGACCTTCTGGTCAACGCCGCGTCGGGTCCGGCACTCTTCCTCGGACGCCGAGGGCGACGGGTCAACCCTCGAGAGGTACGCCGGGTAGTGCACGAGATGATCGCGCATGTGCCGGAGGCCCCCGACTTGAGCCCGCACGGGTTACGGCACAGCGCAGCGACCCATCTCTTGGAGGGAGGTGCTGATCTGCGTACCGTCCAGGAGCTGTTGGGACACGCCAGCCTCGGTACGACGCAGATCTACACCCATGTCTCCGCCGAACGGTTGAGGAGTTCGTATGAACAAGCGCATCCGCGAGCTTGAGAAACCGGTCGAGACGGACACGGAACCGGCAGTCAGGCAGTTTACTGCGGCTCAGGGATTGTCTTGGGCGGCTGGGGCGCTCGCCTTGATCGCCATGATTGGGCCAGCATTTTCTTCTGGAGATCTACTAGGATCTGAGCGACCGCGAAATCCTGCTGTCATGTCATCATCAGCTGCTCATCCGGCCTCGGTGCCGACCACAGGGAGTGGATGGGTGCGCGCATTGACCGTGCCGGGAGCGGACAGCGACCGTGTTGGGCGCAGGGTGAGTTATTCGGTGGAGGTCGAAGACGGGTCAGCTGTCGACGTCGACGAGTTCAGCACACTGGTTCGTAGGGTGCTGACCGATCCCCGGGGATGGGAACCTCAGGATCGAGTGCACTTCGTGAGCTTGAGCCCTGACCAAGTGCAGTCCGGGGAACGTCCACAGGTGCGGATCACCTTGGCCAGTCCGACCACGGTGGATCGGATGTGTGCGCCTCTGCGGACCGAAGGCGAGGTCAGCTGCCGGAATGGCGACCGGGTTGCGTTGAATGCCCTGAGGTGGGTTCGTGGAGCACAGAGCTATCCGGACGATCTACTTCATTACCGCATCTATCTGATCAACCATGAGGTCGGTCATGCGTTGGGGCACGGCCACGAGCCCTGTTCCTCTCCGGGATCTCCTGCACCAGTGATGTTGCAGCAGACTTTGGGGCTGGACGGATGCACCCGTTACCCCTGGCCGGTGACAGGTCAGGAACCTTGAGGAATCGGCCTTGTCGATCTCGGTCATTCCGATCGGGATCAGGTCTCAACTACTGGTCGGTCTGAGCACGATGGGAGCCAACCGGATCATCCGGAGCGGGTCGAGATAAGCCTTGTCTCGGCGTAGCCCCCAGTGCAGACAGGTCTGTGGAGCACAGTGTGAGGCGTCGACGTCGATCTGTCCGATGACTTGCCCGGCGACAACTGCCGTGCCTGGAGAGAGTGATGAGGAGACCGGTTCATAAGTGGAGCGAAGACCGCCGGGATGATCGATCGACACGACCGGCCGTCCTGCGACGATTCCTCGGAAAGCCACAGTTCCTGGAGCAGGCGCCAGCACTGAGCTTCCCCTGGCGGTGAGTAGATCGACACCTCGGTGTCCGGCGAGCCAGGGCTGGGGCGGCGCATCGAACGGCCGGGCGACCAACGGTTCAGGAGATAGCGGCCACAGCCATCGCCCGCGAGGCCTGATCGCGGGCTTCGACGTCGTCCGGTGACCGCTGGGGGATAGCTGATCTGGACCCTGTGTCAGGAAAGACACGGAGCTAGGCCGAGCGTCTGCCGAAAGCGGCTGTGGGGGAGCCAAGATCGGAAGAAAGGCTCCCATGGCCAGAAGAGTCAGGGGGAAAGCGGCGGAGGGCACCTGCCAAGGGTGGCCGACATCCGACCACTTCCGGCCTTCTCAGCGGTCGCATGTGGATGGTGTCGGCGGCACCCGAGGGTTGTGGGTCAGGATCTCAGCTATGCAGGGTCCTGAGTCGACGCGCCGCTTCGATGAGGACGTCCTCGCGTTTGCAGTAGGCGAATCGAACCAGGCTGGAGTACGGCCCCGGCTGGTCACAGAAAGCAGTCACCGGGATCCCCACCACGCCACAACGGGCAGGAAGTTCTTGACAGAAGGTGGACGCGTCGGTGACTCCGAGGGGGGCGGCGTCGGCCAACAGGAAGTAGGTTCCTTGACCGCCACAGACGGTGAAACCCGCATCGAGGAGTCCTTCGGTGAGGATGTCGCGTCGCTTGCGCATACTCGAGGTGAGTTCGTCGAAGAGTTCGTCGTCCTGCCGGAGACCCGCGGCCACCGCAGGTTGGAAGGGCGCCCCGCCGGAGAAGGACAGGTACTGCTTGACGGTGGCTGCCGCAGCGATACCCTCTGCAGATCCGGTGATCCAACCGACCTTCCATCCGGTGACCGAGAAGGTTTTTCCCGCCGAGGAAAGGGTCAGGACCTGGTCACTCAGTGCGGACAGCTCCGGCAAGGTGCGAGTAAGTGAGGCCAAAGGGAGGTGGCGGGCGTCGTCGTAGACGAGGTGTTCGTAGACCTCGTCGGTGATCACCCAGCAGCCTGTTTCGAGGGCTACCTTGCCGATGAGTGTTAGTTCTTCTGCGGTGAAGACCTTTCCGGTGGGATTGTGCGGTGTGTTCACCACGATGGCGCGGGTACGAGGGCCGACCGCTGCTCGTAGGTCCGATTCTTCCAGGTGTAGATCGGGACCGCGCAAGGGAACGGTCCGACGACGGCCGCCGGCCAGGGCGACTGCGGCAGCGTAGGCGTCGTAGAAGGGTTCGATGAGGACGACTTCGTCTCCTGGCTCGCAGAGTGCATTGAGGCAGACGGAGAGGCCTTCGGTGGCACCCGCGGTGACGAGGACCTCGCTGTCGGGGTCGACATGCAGGCCATAGAAGCGTTGCTGGTGTTCGGCGATGGCTTCACGCAACGTCGCGCTTCCGCGTAATGCAGGGTATTGGTTGTGTCCGTCCTGCAGGGCTTGTGCCGCAGCACACAGGATGTGCGAGGGGCCGTCGGTATCGGGAAAACCCTGCCCCAGGTTGACGGCTCCATGGCGGGCGGCCAGGTCGCTCATGACGGTGAAGATCGTCGTACCGAACTCGCGCATACGGGATGTCAGGGGAGCGGTCATGCGCACAATGTATCCAGCGCTTTCGTGGAGGCACGATCGGCATCCACGGAGGGGACGGCCCTGCTGAGGAACCTTGGGTGAACGTCCGGCGGTGGATTCGTCGTGGACCCGGGAACGGCCGTAAGATGGAAGCACCGTCTCGGCTGACCGAGATGGAATTCGCGCGTACGCCGTTCCGGATGTGAAGGTCTTTGACCTCACAAAGGGGATGCTCCGTCGCAGTCCGGGTCGTTAGCTTTTCCGCACTTGCGGCTTGTCGACCCGGTGGCAGGGCATCGCGTACGCCAGGCACGACAATCGCAAACCCGCGGTCGTCGTGGACAACTGGAACTCATGAGGGGAGACCTCGGCATGGCCGTCGTCACCATGCGCCAGCTCCTTGAGAGCGGCGTCCACTTCGGACACCAGACGCGTCGCTGGAATCCGAAGATGAAGCGCTTCATCATGGCGGAGCGCAACGGGATTTACATCATTGACCTGCAGCAGTCGTTGACCTACATCAACGACGCCTTCGAGTTCGTCAAGCAGACGGTCTCCCACGGCGGCACCATCCTGTTCGTCGGGACCAAGAAGCAGGCGCAGGAACCGATCGCCGAGCAGGCGACCCGGGTCGGTATGCCTTACGTGAACCACCGCTGGCTCGGCGGAATGCTCACCAACTTCAACACCGTCCACAAGCGCCTCGCGCGTCTGAAGGAGCTCGAGGAGATCGACTTCGACGACGTGGCTGGCAGCGGCCGCACGAAGAAGGAACTCCTGGTTCTGCGCCGGGAGAAGGAGAAGCTGGAGCGCACCCTCGGCGGTATCCGCGACATGCAGAAGGTTCCCTCTGCGGTGTGGATCGTCGACACCAAGAAGGAGCACCTCGCGGTCACCGAGGCGCGCAAGCTGCGACTTCCGGTCATCGCGATTCTCGACACCAACTGCGACCCCGACGAGGTCGACTACAAGATCCCGGGCAACGACGACGCCATCCGCTCGGTCACCCTGCTGACCCGTGTGATCGCCGATGCCGTGGCCGAGGGCCTGATCGCTCGTAGCCAGGGACGTGGAGAGGGCGCAGGCGCTGCTGCTGAGGAGCCCATGGCCGAGTGGGAGCGCGAGCTTCTGTCCGGTGAATCTGCTGCTCCTGCTGCTGAGACTCCGGCCGCTGAAGTTGTGGCTGAGGCCGCGCCTGTCGCCGAGGAAGCCCCTCAGGCCTGAGGCGCAGCCTGTCGTTCCAGACTTCCGCATCGAACAGATAGGGATATCGCATGGCGAACTACACCGCCGCTGACATCAAGGCCCTCCGCGAGGCCACCGGTGCCGGCATGATGGACGTCAAGAAAGCTCTCGACGAGGCCGACGGCGACGCGGCCAAAGCCACTGAGCTGCTGCGCGTCAAGGGTCTCAAAGGCGTGACCAAGCGTGAAGGCCGCTCTGCCAGCAACGGCTTGGTCACCGCTCATGTTGACGGAGGCCTCGGCGTCATGGTCGAGGTTAACTGCGAGACCGACTTCGTGGCCAAGGGCGAGAAGTTCATCGCGCTGGCTCAGACCGTTCTCGACCAGGCTGTCAAATCCGGGGCCACCTCTTCTGAAGAGCTTCTGGCCAGCGAGATCGATGGCAAATCGGTCAAGGTCGTCCTCGACGAGGCCAATGCCACCATCGGCGAGAAGATCGAGGTGCGTCACATGGCGCGCATCGAAGGTGCCAAGGTCGTCTCCTACTTGCACAAGACCAGCCCTGACCTGCCTGCGCAGATCGGTGTGCTGTTCGCTTACGACGGAGACGACGTCGCGGCGAAGGATGTGGCTATGCACATCGCCGCTTTCTCCCCGACGGTGTTCACCCGCGAGGAGATCCCCGCCGAGACGGTGGAGAACGAGCGTCGTATCGCCGAGGCCACGGCCAAGGAGGAGGGCAAGCCAGAAGCGGCTCTTCCCCGTATCGTCGAAGGCCGAGTCAACGGCTTCTTCGCTGAGAACGTGCTCTTGGAGCAGAAGTTCGCGAAGGACCAGAAGAAGACCGTTCAGCAGGTTCTTAAGGAAGCGGGCACCGAGGCCAAGGGCTTCGCGCGCATCCGCGTCGGCCAGTGAGCTGACTCTGCTTCACGCGGGGCCGGTTCCTCTCCCCCTCCGGGGAAAGGCACCGGCCCCGTTGTCATGTCCGGCTCAGGCTTGACGGAGAACAGCGACGAGGAAGCCGTCTTCCGGGGTGAACGGACGCAGATCCCACGTGGACAGCAGCAAGTCCTCGGCGAGCCCAGCTGAATCGACGTCACTGCGGAATTCTTCGAAGGAATAACCGCGGCCTGCTCCGAAACCAAGGATCACCCGGCCGCCATCGCGCAGGTGCAGGCCGAATCGGCGCAGCACCTCCCCTCGAGTGCTGGGTGCGAGGAAAGTCATCACATTCCCAGCGCAGACGATGACGTCGAATCCCTCAGCGATGCCCTGCGCGGGAAGATCCAGCAGGGAGAGGTCGCCGACGAGCCATGTAGCACCCGGATGATCCTCCTGAGCAGCTTCGATCAGGACTGGATCAACATCCACACCGACCACCTCGTGGCCACGCTCATGGAGTGCGCTACCTACACGACCTGGCCCACAACCAGCGTCCAGGACTCGTGCGCCACGGGGGATCATCGCGTCAACGAGGCGCGCCTCGCCCGCGAGATCGTCCCCTCGGCGGGCCATAGTGCGGAATCGCTCGATGTACCAATGTGAATGGTGTGGATTTTCGGCGACGATACGTTCCCAGTTGCTTGGCTCGCGGTTCACGCGTTCTCCTCCAGATTGGATGATGCTCAATGACCACCGTAAGGGCAGGTGAGCACTCCACCAGGATCGACTACTGCCGCCTCGACTCGTGAGGCGGTCGGGGCGGTTGGGCGTGGTGACACGCCTCTCCAGTACAGGAGCGGACGACTTGGCGCGGCTGGGGCAGCCTGTGGGAGGATCGGGTGACCGCATCCGCCCCCACCAGGGAGACGACTTTGAGCACGGTACCTGCCCCGGAGAATGACCAGCGCGACTACCAGCGGGTGCTGCTGAAGCTCTCGGGAGAGGCTTTTGGGGGCGGGCAGATCGGGGTCGATCCGGATATCGTCCGTGGGATCGCTAAACAGATCGCTGACGCTGCACGCACTGGGATCCAGGTTGCGATCGTCGTCGGTGGCGGTAATTTCTTCCGCGGCGCAGAACTGCAGCAGCGGGGTATGGACAGAGCCCGCGCGGATTACATCGGCATGCTGGGCACGGTGATGAACTGCCTGGCCTTGCAGGACTTCCTGGAGAAACAGGGGATCGACACGAGGGTGCAGACCGCGATCACGATGGGGCAGGTCGCCGAGCCGTACATTCCTCGACGTGCGATGCGGCACCTCGAGAAGGGGCGCGTGGTCATCTTCGGTGCAGGCGCAGGGATGCCCTATTTCTCCACCGACACGGTGTCAGCTCAGCGGGCGTTGGAATGTCGTTGTGATGCGGTCCTGATGAGTAAGAACGGTGTCGACGGTGTCTACGACGCAGATCCCCGGATCGACTCCCAGGCGCGCAAACTTGAGCGAGTCAGCTATGGGCAGGCGTTGTCCGAGGGCCTCAAGGTGGTGGACGCAGCTGCCTTCAGCCTGTGCATGGAGAACCGGCTTCCCATGATCGTGTTCGGGATGCAGGGAGAGGAAACTATCCGGCGTGCTCTGACCGGAGAGCGCATCGGCACGGAGGTGTACTCGGCTTAACTCCATCCCGGGTGGGGCAAGAAGCCTGTGCTGGACGGCGCCTGCTCCGCCGATCGATCTTCCGACACACCGTATGGGCCGCGGTGTGCAGCGGAGTCTGACACGATGGGCCCCACTACACCACCGCACCGGATGCGTACCGCCGAGCCTCAGCAGCCGGCACACCAGGACAGGAGCAGTCATGCTGGACGAGATCATGTTCGAGGCCGAGGAGAAGATGGAGAAGGCGATCGAGGTCACCAAGGAGGACTTCGCCGGTATCCGGACAGGCCGGGCCAATGCAGGGATGTTTACCAAGCTCCTGGTGGACTACTACGGGGCACCGACGCCGATGCAGCAGCTCGCCAGTTTCCAGACGCCGGAAGCCCGGACGATGCTGATCACTCCGTTCGACAAGAGCGCGATGGCTGCTATCGAGAAAGCTATCCGTGATTCGGAACTAGGCGTGAACCCGAGCAACGACGGTAACGCGATCCGTTGTGTCTTCCCTGAGCTCACTCAGGAGCGGCGCAAGGAGTACATCAAGATGGCGCACCGCAAGGGGGAGGACGCCAAGGTCTCGATGCGCAACGTGCGACGTCACGCAAAGGATGCGATCGACAAGCTGATCAAGGACGGCGAAGTCGGCGAAGACGAGGGCATGCGTGCGGAGAAGGAACTGGACGCCACCACCAAGAAGCACACCGAACTCGTCGACACCTTGTTGAAGGGCAAGGAAGCCGAACTGCTCGAGGTCTGACCTCGATCAGTTCGCGGAGAGCCCACGACGAGCGAATGTCTACACCTCCCCTACCTGCCATGACCAAGGAGTCACAGGTCAAAACACCCAAGGCCGGGCGAAATCTGCCTGTGGCTATCGGGGTCGGAGTGTGCCTGGGCGCACTCATTATCGCTAGCTTGGTGCTTGTCCCCTGGGGGTGGGTGCTGCTCTACACGGTGGCACTCACCATCGGGATTTTCGAGCTGCGTCGAGGATTTGCTGCTAGCAAAGTGCACCTTCCTGTAGCACCTTGCCTGGTGGCAACGGTCTCGATGGGGCCTGCGGCCTATCTCGGCGGAGCTGGGGCGTTGTTGCTCACCATGGCGGCGACGCTGCTGCTGATCGTTCTCTGGCGTGCTGCCAGAGGGCTGGACGGCGCCGCGCGTGACGTGAGTGCAGGAGCCTTCGTCGTGGGGTATGCGCCTTTTCAGGCAGCATTCACCGCGTTGATGCTGACTGAACCAGACGGCGTCCGGCGGATCGTGGTCTTCGTTCTCGTCACGATCGCCAGCGATATCGGAGGCTATGCGGTCGGCGTAGTGGCAGGAAAGCACCCGATGGCGCCATCGGTCAGCCCGAAGAAGTCCTGGGAAGGATTTGCCGGGTCGGCGTTGGCCTGTGTGCTGACCGGTGGAGTGACAGTTCCGCTCGTTCTCGGCGGGCCCTGGTGGGCGGGGGCATTGATGGGTTTCGTGATTG
It contains:
- a CDS encoding ribonuclease HII, which translates into the protein MSDPAGAGTSEMASAARIRNRRKPAASGKTPSLRLERALQRQGYRIIAGMDEVGRGALAGPVSVGVVCVGASVRSAPSGVRDSKLLTATARESMIEPIKRWADGWGVGHAFPDEIDALGIIGALRLAGSRALDSCGLRPDLVILDGKHDWLTDPSATGLLGLIEGAALCPPVQTRIKADLTCSSVAAASVLAKVERDEMMAVGAEKHPGYRWEINKGYGSAAHLEALRTKGPSEWHRRSWNLGVPTGSPPVTREFDSVSTRHDRAGEAMAELRSGMRHDGTVEVAVDGR
- a CDS encoding DUF2469 domain-containing protein: MGAEDLEKYETEMELQLYREYRDVVGLFSHVVETERRFYLCNSVDVKVRSEGGEVFFDVQMSDAWVWDVYRPARFVKNVRVVTFKDINIEELAKPDLEVPESDTFGR
- a CDS encoding YraN family protein, which translates into the protein MALGAYGERLAARYLQDKGLNILGRNWRCADGEIDIIAQDGHDLVICEVKTRRTLSYGVPAEAVTWKKVARLKKLAGWWLLAHPEESNRTAGLRIDVIGVLVPRSGRPVIDHLVGIAS
- a CDS encoding YifB family Mg chelatase-like AAA ATPase; amino-acid sequence: MTLGRTRGTVLDGLEGALVQAEADVGNGLPTFLIVGLPDAACRQATDRIRAAAANSGLDLPTRKIVVNLSPASLPKSGSGLDLAIAVAALSAAGKLPLAQVSDVLHLGELGLDGTVRPVHGVLPLVLAAAQAGIDAAVVPAANAAEARLVPGITIWPVHTLSQLAALHDARRRGHPIPEHPDPAEALGATAAVKSPLQEKHPDLADVIGQEDTRFALEVAAAGGHHMFMLGPPGSGKTMLAERLPSILPLLAQDQALESTAIHSVLGTLPSGVLVRHAPFVAPHHGASMSAMIGGGSGAVRPGLISQAHHGVLFLDEAPEFRPHVLQSLRQPLESGTVVVARSRSSVRYPARFQLVLAANPCPCGRGHGKGRDCTCTPRARRDYLGRLAGPLLDRVDLQVQVPAVSIAMLGNARGEDSATVAERVSAARKIQRARYGGQPWSLNAQVPGCELRHGPHAVPPTARTDLDRALERGQLTLRGYDRVLRLSQTVRDLAGGGTPNRADIGIALTLRAQAGAHG
- the dprA gene encoding DNA-processing protein DprA — protein: MNDTALPLNFSKNFPSCSSDEGPDPSSWPAWPSSWGRRPDDDREARAAWARIAEPGDAKAHRLISRYGALAALRRLPTLPEGSEDGRFSARLATLDIDEDLALLRRIGGRLIVPDDPEWPQGLNDLERPPHALWVRGPLRLGQTCRRSVAVVGARASTPYGEAQAAEISAGLAERGFTIVSGAACGIDAAAHRGTLAVGGTTVAVLAGGVDRPYPAVHAGLIAEIASSGAVISETAPGAAPMRQRFLLRNRIIAAMASGTLVVEAGLRSGSRNTAGTASGLHRPVMAVPGPVTSMSSAGCHEMVRAGMATLVTDAAEVAEEVGEIGVDLAPVRKGPERPGDDLDELSRRVLDALSPRHGLGLTELSAISGLSPSETRSGLGQLSLTGLAAQDAWGWRRTR
- a CDS encoding tyrosine recombinase XerC is translated as MTTDAWEHPIEEYRRYLRHARNASPHTVRAYLGDLRHLADYGRGHGLTGPEQFQLVDLRSWLADQAGSGAARGTLARRAAAARAFFNWAAKQELIPGDPSERLASPPRRQVLPSVLKVQEATDVMDVAEVVADDEDPVHIRDRAMLELLYASGIRVGELVLLDVDDIDTEQCVARVIGKGNRERIVPFGIPAARALRLWADQGRDLLVNAASGPALFLGRRGRRVNPREVRRVVHEMIAHVPEAPDLSPHGLRHSAATHLLEGGADLRTVQELLGHASLGTTQIYTHVSAERLRSSYEQAHPRA
- a CDS encoding DUF3152 domain-containing protein — encoded protein: MSSSAAHPASVPTTGSGWVRALTVPGADSDRVGRRVSYSVEVEDGSAVDVDEFSTLVRRVLTDPRGWEPQDRVHFVSLSPDQVQSGERPQVRITLASPTTVDRMCAPLRTEGEVSCRNGDRVALNALRWVRGAQSYPDDLLHYRIYLINHEVGHALGHGHEPCSSPGSPAPVMLQQTLGLDGCTRYPWPVTGQEP
- a CDS encoding M23 family metallopeptidase gives rise to the protein MVARPFDAPPQPWLAGHRGVDLLTARGSSVLAPAPGTVAFRGIVAGRPVVSIDHPGGLRSTYEPVSSSLSPGTAVVAGQVIGQIDVDASHCAPQTCLHWGLRRDKAYLDPLRMIRLAPIVLRPTSS